A genomic stretch from Desulfohalobium retbaense DSM 5692 includes:
- the leuB gene encoding 3-isopropylmalate dehydrogenase, with protein MATFTICCLPGDGIGPEITTEAQNVLTAIGRQFGHTFTMTDEPIGGAAIDTHGVPLPEATLQACRESHAVLLGAVGGPKWDALETAIRPEKGLLALRKGLSLYANLRPAVIFPELKEASYLRPDIVADGVDVLVVRELTGGIYFGEPRGREGEPGQRRAMNTMVYDETEVRRIGRLAFEAAQQRDKRLCSVDKANVLEVSQLWREVMNELAPSYPDVTLEHMYVDNAAMQLVRDPKQFDVVVTSNLFGDILSDEAATITGSIGMLPSASLGDEKPALFEPIHGSAPDIAGQDKANPLATILSVGMLLRFGLGLEQEADAVDAAVADVIAQGLRTGDIAGPGEAVLGCRAMGAAVVDRLQARKD; from the coding sequence ATGGCCACATTTACTATCTGTTGTCTGCCAGGGGATGGCATCGGCCCGGAGATCACCACTGAAGCCCAAAACGTTCTGACTGCGATTGGAAGGCAGTTTGGTCATACTTTTACGATGACCGACGAGCCCATCGGTGGCGCGGCGATCGACACGCATGGCGTTCCGTTGCCGGAGGCGACTCTCCAGGCCTGCCGCGAGAGCCACGCAGTGCTCCTGGGTGCGGTCGGCGGGCCGAAGTGGGATGCACTGGAGACAGCCATCCGTCCGGAAAAAGGATTGCTGGCCCTGCGCAAGGGATTGTCCCTGTATGCCAACCTCCGTCCCGCGGTTATTTTTCCGGAACTCAAAGAGGCGTCTTACCTGCGTCCGGATATTGTGGCCGACGGCGTGGACGTGCTGGTTGTGCGGGAACTGACCGGGGGGATTTATTTCGGCGAACCGCGCGGGCGCGAAGGCGAACCGGGACAACGCCGGGCCATGAACACCATGGTCTACGATGAGACCGAAGTACGCCGTATCGGCCGGCTCGCTTTCGAAGCCGCACAGCAACGGGACAAACGGCTGTGTTCCGTGGACAAGGCCAATGTTCTTGAAGTCTCGCAATTATGGCGGGAAGTCATGAACGAACTGGCTCCCTCCTATCCGGATGTCACCCTGGAGCACATGTATGTCGACAATGCAGCCATGCAACTGGTTCGGGATCCGAAACAATTCGATGTTGTGGTCACTTCCAATCTTTTTGGGGATATCCTCTCCGATGAAGCCGCGACAATCACCGGATCCATCGGCATGTTGCCTTCGGCCTCCCTCGGCGACGAGAAGCCGGCTCTGTTTGAACCGATCCATGGCTCAGCTCCGGATATCGCCGGTCAGGACAAGGCCAATCCGCTGGCGACCATCCTTTCCGTGGGCATGTTGCTCCGATTCGGCCTCGGCCTGGAACAGGAGGCCGACGCCGTGGACGCGGCAGTAGCCGACGTCATTGCCCAAGGTCTGCGTACCGGGGATATCGCCGGTCCTGGCGAAGCTGTGCTCGGATGCCGTGCCATGGGTGCGGCTGTGGTTGACCGTCTCCAGGCCCGTAAGGACTGA
- the rpsF gene encoding 30S ribosomal protein S6 has product MVNKYEALLLFHPEVGTDGRRETLDKFAGVINSQGGQIVEEDDWGKRTLAYPIQKVTRGHYVRLEFALEGTAVTELERRIRITDGIMKFLTVKLADNFEPQAEEAA; this is encoded by the coding sequence ATGGTCAACAAGTATGAGGCATTGCTGTTGTTCCACCCTGAGGTGGGCACAGACGGCCGTCGGGAGACTCTGGATAAATTCGCTGGAGTCATCAATTCCCAGGGCGGGCAAATCGTGGAAGAAGACGACTGGGGCAAGCGCACCTTGGCCTATCCGATCCAGAAAGTGACCCGCGGACATTATGTCCGGCTGGAGTTTGCGCTGGAAGGCACGGCTGTGACCGAGCTGGAGCGCCGGATCCGGATCACGGACGGAATTATGAAGTTCTTGACCGTGAAGTTGGCAGACAACTTTGAGCCCCAAGCCGAGGAGGCCGCTTAA
- a CDS encoding ABC-F family ATP-binding cassette domain-containing protein — protein MLTLTLQNLSKGFGANQLFSGLSGSISSGMRVAVIGPNGCGKSTLLKIINNETGADEGVVQVPKGARIGRAEQELAQHDLDSPLLAWVLENLPNWQAFWARWERAQENGETDSLSRLAAEQTRLEHQYGYNPEHRAKSILSGLGFGTGQFAQPLASLSGGWRERAKLARVLVEGADILLLDEPTNHLDLEAVQWLEQFLHDFPGILLFVAHDRVFLDTVATHTLSLGSARPVFREGNFSAYLAWEEEKRRLADKERAKLDRQIKHKQAFVDRFRYKATKARQAQSRLKQIDWLEEQRRQHENEASARSLSFQWPPPVRAGHHVLSLVDVTYGFAHEPPLWSPVTANIYRGQRIALVGPNGCGKSTLLKLIVGEHSPRQGSIKLGTGVKVGYFSQHQTDILQPRQTVLGELRRLAHPKIKEEELRFALGLFLLDESYWERLVSELSGGEKNRLVLASLFLGQANFLILDEPTNHLDLESREALVQALRGYEGTVLVVAHDRYLLSEVADDVWVLGGQGIEMLTRGFAEYEERLQELHNTGQDQTPTEPSAKPSRETVKARRRELAEARNALYRRLHPKQKRYQELEQLLEANLERQTELEQRLADPSTYEQADQALAANQEYEEARRWGEQLMEEMAELEEGMAHIREEQDKLRDAGGD, from the coding sequence ATGTTGACGCTTACCCTCCAGAATCTCAGCAAGGGCTTTGGCGCCAACCAGCTGTTTTCGGGGCTGTCCGGGAGTATCAGTTCGGGGATGCGAGTAGCCGTCATCGGCCCAAACGGCTGTGGCAAATCGACGTTATTGAAGATTATCAACAACGAGACCGGGGCGGACGAGGGCGTGGTCCAGGTCCCGAAAGGGGCGCGGATCGGCCGGGCGGAGCAGGAGTTGGCCCAGCATGATCTGGACAGCCCGCTGCTGGCTTGGGTATTGGAAAATCTGCCCAATTGGCAGGCGTTCTGGGCCCGTTGGGAACGGGCCCAAGAAAACGGGGAGACTGACTCCCTGTCCCGCCTTGCGGCGGAGCAGACCCGTCTGGAGCACCAGTACGGCTACAACCCGGAGCACCGGGCCAAGTCGATCCTCAGCGGCCTTGGCTTCGGCACAGGGCAGTTTGCCCAACCCTTGGCTTCCCTGAGCGGGGGCTGGCGTGAACGGGCCAAGTTGGCCCGGGTGCTGGTCGAAGGCGCGGACATTTTGCTTCTCGACGAACCGACCAACCACCTCGATCTGGAGGCGGTGCAGTGGTTGGAGCAATTCCTTCACGATTTTCCAGGGATTTTGCTTTTCGTGGCCCACGACCGGGTTTTTTTGGACACCGTGGCCACGCACACCCTGTCCCTGGGCAGTGCCCGCCCGGTTTTCAGAGAAGGCAATTTCTCCGCCTATCTAGCCTGGGAAGAGGAAAAGCGCCGCTTGGCCGATAAAGAGCGCGCCAAGCTCGATCGACAGATCAAGCATAAGCAGGCCTTTGTCGATCGGTTTCGGTACAAGGCGACCAAAGCCAGGCAGGCTCAGAGTCGGCTGAAACAGATCGACTGGTTGGAAGAGCAGCGGCGACAGCACGAAAACGAAGCCAGCGCCAGGAGCTTATCCTTCCAGTGGCCTCCCCCTGTTCGGGCCGGGCACCATGTCCTGAGCCTGGTCGACGTGACCTACGGCTTTGCGCACGAGCCCCCACTGTGGTCACCGGTCACGGCGAATATCTACCGCGGCCAGCGCATTGCTCTGGTCGGGCCCAACGGGTGTGGCAAATCAACCCTGCTCAAACTCATCGTGGGTGAGCATTCGCCGCGCCAGGGAAGCATCAAGCTTGGCACCGGAGTCAAGGTCGGCTATTTCAGTCAACACCAGACCGATATCCTCCAGCCGAGACAGACCGTGCTCGGTGAACTCCGCCGGCTGGCCCATCCCAAGATCAAGGAAGAGGAACTCCGGTTTGCCCTGGGGCTGTTTTTGCTTGATGAGAGCTATTGGGAACGGCTTGTCAGTGAGCTCAGTGGCGGGGAGAAGAACAGGCTTGTACTTGCCTCGCTGTTTCTGGGGCAGGCCAATTTTCTTATCCTGGACGAACCGACGAACCATCTCGATCTGGAGAGCCGCGAAGCCTTGGTCCAGGCCCTGCGAGGCTACGAAGGTACGGTCCTTGTGGTGGCCCACGACCGCTACCTGCTCTCAGAGGTGGCGGATGATGTCTGGGTCCTCGGGGGCCAAGGCATCGAAATGTTGACCCGCGGCTTTGCCGAATATGAAGAACGCCTCCAGGAATTGCACAACACCGGCCAGGACCAGACTCCAACGGAGCCCTCAGCCAAACCCTCCCGTGAAACGGTCAAGGCCAGACGGCGGGAATTGGCAGAAGCGCGCAACGCTTTGTATCGACGCCTGCACCCCAAGCAAAAACGGTATCAGGAACTCGAACAGTTGCTGGAAGCCAACCTCGAAAGACAGACTGAGCTCGAACAGCGCCTGGCGGACCCGAGTACCTATGAGCAGGCGGACCAGGCCCTGGCCGCGAATCAGGAATACGAAGAAGCCCGCCGCTGGGGCGAGCAACTCATGGAGGAAATGGCCGAGTTGGAGGAAGGGATGGCCCATATCCGCGAGGAACAGGACAAACTGCGCGATGCCGGAGGAGACTAA
- a CDS encoding DUF456 domain-containing protein yields MSYFLVGLFLLVILFVAASNVFGLPGNWINLGLIALWKWAHPGMEAGWGFFLALLAIAGIGELLEFGSQFWGAKKYGGSTKGSWGALAGALVGAVLGAPLFMGIGAFLGALAGAFVGAFAVEIIRSRPWPEALRAAKGAMFGRVLGTVAKLGLGILMLALTMPRVWPA; encoded by the coding sequence ATGAGTTATTTTCTGGTAGGACTCTTCCTGTTGGTCATATTATTTGTGGCCGCCTCCAATGTATTCGGTTTGCCGGGCAACTGGATCAACCTGGGGTTGATCGCTTTGTGGAAATGGGCGCACCCCGGCATGGAAGCGGGATGGGGCTTTTTCCTGGCTTTGCTGGCTATCGCCGGTATTGGTGAACTGCTTGAATTCGGTTCGCAATTCTGGGGGGCCAAGAAATACGGCGGCAGTACCAAAGGAAGCTGGGGGGCGCTGGCCGGCGCCCTTGTCGGGGCTGTCCTCGGCGCTCCTTTGTTCATGGGCATAGGCGCTTTTTTGGGCGCACTGGCCGGGGCGTTTGTGGGCGCGTTCGCTGTCGAAATCATCCGCTCGCGCCCTTGGCCCGAAGCTCTGAGGGCGGCCAAGGGAGCGATGTTCGGCCGGGTTTTGGGCACGGTCGCCAAGTTGGGGTTGGGGATTTTGATGCTGGCTTTGACCATGCCCCGGGTCTGGCCAGCCTAG
- a CDS encoding amino acid ABC transporter ATP-binding protein, with translation MIHIAHLHKHFGTTEVLHDINLDIHSGEVVVVVGPSGSGKSTLLRCINKLEDITSGRVTVDSYDLTDPKTNINHVRTEAGMVFQQFNLFPHMTVLENVTLGPVKVRGMARGEAETLGLELLDKVGLREKARNYPDQLSGGQKQRVAIARSLALRPKVMLFDEPTSALDPELIGEVLDVMKTLAREGMTMVVVTHEMGFAKEVADRVIFMDQGKIVAQGSPTAFFTEITNDRLRSFLSKVVNH, from the coding sequence ATGATCCACATAGCGCATCTGCACAAGCACTTTGGCACGACTGAAGTCCTGCACGACATCAATCTGGACATCCATTCCGGTGAAGTTGTTGTCGTGGTCGGCCCCAGTGGTTCGGGCAAGTCCACGTTGCTGCGCTGCATCAACAAACTCGAAGATATCACCTCCGGGCGGGTCACCGTGGACAGCTACGACCTGACCGATCCCAAAACCAATATCAACCATGTGCGCACGGAAGCGGGAATGGTCTTCCAACAATTCAATCTGTTCCCCCACATGACGGTTTTGGAAAACGTGACCCTGGGCCCGGTCAAGGTGCGGGGCATGGCCAGGGGGGAAGCCGAAACACTCGGACTGGAACTTTTGGATAAAGTCGGCCTGCGCGAAAAGGCCAGGAATTATCCCGACCAACTGTCAGGAGGCCAGAAACAGCGCGTGGCCATTGCCCGTTCTCTGGCCCTGCGGCCCAAAGTCATGCTCTTTGACGAACCGACGTCAGCCCTGGACCCTGAACTCATCGGGGAAGTTCTGGACGTCATGAAAACCTTGGCCCGGGAAGGAATGACCATGGTGGTCGTGACCCACGAAATGGGCTTCGCCAAAGAAGTCGCCGACAGGGTTATCTTCATGGATCAGGGCAAGATCGTCGCCCAAGGCTCTCCCACGGCCTTCTTCACCGAAATAACCAACGACCGTCTGCGCTCTTTTCTGAGCAAGGTCGTCAACCACTGA
- the rpsR gene encoding 30S ribosomal protein S18 — MAFRRKFRPRKKVCRFCQDNELNLDYKNIELLQDFVTARGKIIARRITGTCAKHQRQLTREIKRARQMALLYYTTTHSTEVKKKTI, encoded by the coding sequence ATGGCGTTTCGTAGAAAGTTCCGCCCCAGGAAAAAAGTTTGCCGTTTTTGTCAGGATAACGAGCTGAATCTGGATTACAAGAACATCGAGTTGTTGCAGGATTTTGTGACTGCCCGGGGCAAGATCATCGCCCGCCGTATCACCGGGACCTGCGCCAAGCATCAGCGGCAACTGACCCGCGAGATCAAACGGGCGCGGCAGATGGCTCTTCTGTATTACACCACCACCCACAGCACCGAGGTCAAGAAAAAGACCATTTAG
- the glnH gene encoding glutamine ABC transporter substrate-binding protein GlnH — MRIVTRILLLCLAAVVMTAGSLQAKTLTVACDTNFMPFEFKKDGEYVGFDIDIWDTIAQDLGLDYKLQPMDFNGIIPALQTGNVDAAIAAITIKSTREEVVDFSHPYYDAGLRVIVSADNNSIKGLSDLDDKIVATKIGTTSADYARENMDAKDVKLFPNIDAAYMELRTGGADAVLFDAPAVMYYANTAGKGAVKVVGPLYQGQSYGIAFPQGSDLREKVNIALLKMIESGEYAEIYEKWFGSKPQ, encoded by the coding sequence ATGCGTATTGTGACCCGGATCTTGTTGCTGTGCCTTGCCGCGGTGGTCATGACCGCCGGCAGCCTCCAGGCCAAGACCTTGACCGTGGCCTGCGACACCAACTTTATGCCCTTTGAATTCAAAAAGGACGGCGAATATGTCGGTTTCGATATCGACATCTGGGACACCATCGCCCAGGACCTGGGCCTGGACTACAAACTCCAGCCCATGGATTTCAACGGTATCATCCCCGCCCTGCAAACCGGAAATGTCGACGCCGCCATCGCGGCCATTACCATCAAGTCGACCCGGGAGGAAGTCGTTGACTTCTCCCATCCCTACTATGATGCTGGTTTGCGGGTCATCGTCTCGGCTGACAACAACAGCATCAAGGGGCTGTCCGACCTCGACGACAAAATAGTGGCCACCAAGATCGGCACCACCAGCGCCGACTACGCCCGGGAGAACATGGACGCCAAAGACGTCAAACTCTTTCCGAACATTGATGCCGCTTACATGGAATTGCGCACAGGCGGCGCGGATGCCGTGCTCTTCGACGCTCCGGCCGTCATGTATTACGCTAACACCGCCGGCAAAGGGGCGGTCAAGGTTGTGGGCCCCCTGTATCAGGGGCAATCCTACGGCATTGCATTTCCCCAGGGCAGCGACCTGCGCGAGAAAGTCAATATCGCCTTGCTGAAGATGATCGAAAGTGGCGAATATGCTGAAATCTATGAAAAATGGTTCGGTTCCAAACCGCAATAG
- the rplI gene encoding 50S ribosomal protein L9: MKVILRSDMDNLGRLGEEVNVRPGYARNYLVPKGLAMEATPANKNAFEQERRKLQEKMDAVRADAEQVAEKLENAVVELSVRVGENEKLYGSVTSGHIADALAEQGIVIDKKKIVLENPIRSLGEFDIDVKLHPDVQTTLKVVVKRHDREEQPKEQQEEE, translated from the coding sequence ATGAAAGTCATACTCAGATCTGATATGGACAATCTGGGCCGGCTGGGTGAAGAGGTGAATGTCCGCCCCGGTTATGCCCGCAATTATCTCGTTCCCAAAGGATTGGCCATGGAGGCCACTCCGGCGAACAAGAATGCCTTTGAACAGGAGCGGCGCAAGCTTCAGGAAAAGATGGATGCTGTCCGCGCTGACGCCGAGCAGGTGGCCGAGAAGCTGGAAAATGCCGTAGTCGAGCTCTCAGTGCGTGTCGGTGAAAACGAAAAGCTTTACGGCTCCGTGACTTCGGGTCATATTGCGGACGCACTGGCCGAACAGGGCATTGTGATCGACAAGAAAAAGATTGTCCTGGAAAACCCCATCCGCTCCCTTGGCGAGTTCGACATCGACGTCAAGCTCCATCCCGATGTCCAGACCACGCTCAAGGTCGTAGTCAAACGGCATGACAGAGAAGAACAACCCAAAGAACAACAAGAAGAGGAATAA
- the thrC gene encoding threonine synthase, which translates to MSIHDFPAYRGVLEYVCLQCQARYPQDELLYTCPDCGGVFLLEDSRQESLKELSGAQWRERFDARAAVKRRALRGIFRFYELIAPVLDEQDIVYLGEGQTPIIPSSPALNTAVGHTVAMKNDGQNPSASFKDRGMACAFSYLQSMARANDWDQLLTICASTGDTSAAAALYAAYVGAPLTSVVLLPAGKVTEQQLAQPLGSGAVVLEVPGVFDDCMRVVEYLADNYRVALLNSKNPWRILGQESYAYEVAQWYDWNLSDKALFVPIGNAGNITAIMSGLLKMHDLGIITALPQLFGVQTAHADPVFQYYRQPPESRSYSPVEVKPSVAQAAMIGNPVSFPRVRTLAERYEQVAGDGSFQVVQVQEQAIMESMLLANRHGHIACTQGGECLAGLLRAKEEGRIDHKTTAVLDATAHSLKFIGFQDRYFQNTFAPEYGITPQAQWQNRPETVIDPEVKNRLAADAFAREAAQAVVERLGLEGKED; encoded by the coding sequence ATGTCGATTCATGATTTCCCTGCCTATCGCGGCGTCCTTGAGTATGTCTGCCTGCAGTGCCAGGCGCGCTATCCGCAGGATGAATTGCTCTATACCTGCCCGGATTGCGGCGGGGTGTTTTTGCTTGAAGACAGCCGACAGGAGAGCCTGAAAGAGCTTTCCGGGGCGCAGTGGCGGGAACGCTTTGACGCCCGGGCTGCTGTCAAACGCAGAGCGCTGCGGGGGATTTTTCGATTTTACGAACTGATCGCCCCGGTGCTTGACGAGCAGGATATCGTCTATCTCGGCGAAGGGCAGACGCCGATCATACCGTCCAGCCCGGCCTTGAACACGGCGGTGGGACACACCGTGGCCATGAAAAACGATGGTCAGAATCCTTCAGCCTCTTTCAAGGATCGGGGCATGGCTTGTGCCTTCAGCTATCTGCAATCCATGGCCCGGGCCAATGACTGGGATCAGCTGTTGACCATCTGCGCCTCGACCGGCGATACCTCGGCCGCAGCCGCCTTGTACGCCGCCTATGTCGGGGCGCCGCTGACATCAGTGGTCCTCTTGCCCGCGGGCAAGGTCACCGAACAGCAGTTGGCGCAGCCTTTGGGCAGCGGAGCAGTGGTCCTTGAGGTGCCCGGCGTATTTGACGATTGTATGCGGGTCGTGGAATATCTTGCTGATAACTATCGAGTGGCCCTGCTGAATTCCAAGAATCCGTGGCGCATTCTGGGCCAGGAATCCTACGCCTACGAAGTCGCCCAATGGTATGATTGGAACCTGAGCGACAAGGCGCTCTTTGTGCCCATTGGCAATGCCGGCAATATTACGGCCATCATGTCCGGGCTGCTGAAGATGCACGACCTGGGCATTATCACCGCTCTGCCGCAGTTGTTCGGGGTCCAGACCGCTCACGCCGACCCGGTTTTCCAGTATTACAGACAACCGCCCGAGAGCCGGAGTTACTCCCCTGTAGAAGTCAAACCGAGCGTGGCCCAGGCGGCCATGATCGGTAATCCTGTTTCCTTTCCCAGGGTGCGCACCTTGGCTGAGCGCTACGAGCAGGTGGCGGGCGATGGCAGTTTCCAGGTCGTCCAGGTCCAGGAACAGGCGATCATGGAATCCATGTTGCTGGCCAACCGGCACGGGCACATCGCCTGCACCCAGGGTGGGGAATGTCTGGCCGGGTTGCTCCGGGCCAAGGAAGAAGGCCGTATCGACCACAAAACGACCGCGGTCTTGGACGCGACGGCCCACAGCCTGAAGTTCATCGGTTTCCAGGACCGGTATTTTCAAAATACCTTTGCTCCGGAATACGGGATCACTCCCCAGGCCCAATGGCAGAACAGGCCGGAGACGGTTATCGATCCTGAGGTCAAGAATCGTTTGGCAGCCGATGCCTTCGCCCGGGAGGCGGCCCAGGCTGTTGTCGAACGTCTCGGATTGGAAGGGAAGGAGGACTGA
- a CDS encoding amino acid ABC transporter permease, which yields MATNFQFDYSVIWESVPALLDGAELTLIITIVGCFFGFILGVTAGLLRLSKVTAIKKVSGIYVESVRGTPLMVQVMFLYFGLPMALGMRIPPLTAGIVAIAVNSGAYIAEIVRGAVQSIEPGQVEAGRSIGLTAPQTMRYIVWPQAFKRMIPPLGNQFIISLKDTSLLVVIGVGELTRSGQEIIAVNFRAFEVWLTVAVMYLAITMGISKFLRIIESRWFTQRLPEQ from the coding sequence ATGGCAACCAATTTCCAATTCGACTACAGCGTCATCTGGGAGTCCGTTCCCGCTTTGCTCGACGGCGCAGAGTTGACGCTGATCATCACTATTGTCGGTTGTTTCTTCGGATTCATCCTCGGGGTGACAGCGGGCCTTCTGCGGCTGTCCAAGGTCACAGCCATCAAAAAAGTCTCTGGAATTTATGTGGAGTCGGTCCGCGGGACCCCCCTTATGGTCCAGGTCATGTTTCTCTATTTCGGTCTGCCCATGGCTCTGGGGATGCGGATCCCCCCTCTCACGGCCGGCATTGTGGCCATCGCTGTCAATTCAGGCGCCTATATCGCTGAAATCGTCCGCGGCGCTGTGCAGTCCATTGAGCCGGGCCAGGTCGAAGCCGGCCGTTCCATCGGCCTGACCGCCCCGCAGACCATGCGCTATATTGTCTGGCCCCAGGCCTTCAAACGGATGATTCCGCCCCTGGGCAACCAATTTATCATCAGTCTCAAAGACACATCGCTTTTGGTGGTCATCGGCGTGGGCGAATTGACCCGCAGCGGCCAGGAGATCATTGCGGTCAATTTCCGGGCCTTTGAAGTCTGGTTGACCGTGGCTGTGATGTATCTGGCGATCACCATGGGCATCTCCAAATTCCTGCGGATCATCGAATCGCGATGGTTCACGCAGCGGCTCCCGGAACAATAG
- a CDS encoding EamA family transporter, producing MHLALTALAGRITLLGVERIVVKQLGLNGDSVSATFLFFALGALPLLPFALALGVLDIGLVPTACLSSLFYAVAFVCYVHALRLGEASLVSPLYNFNIFFLALLAGVFLGEPVTGVKIGALILLVYGASFLNRQHTIWASLRALACDRACRVMIAGSMLIAVGRVIDTAAIHTASPLGYAFVLYACISLYILVYILWRGEWMNVVGLFRRSPGLSALSGAINGFSYLFLLLALTQIEVSVAEPVSMLGMVVTLFLARWIFKEDIKDRMIGVAIMLVAAWLLLAA from the coding sequence ATGCATCTCGCGCTCACAGCCCTGGCGGGCCGCATCACCCTGCTTGGGGTAGAGCGGATCGTGGTCAAACAATTGGGCCTCAACGGCGACAGTGTCAGCGCCACCTTCCTCTTTTTCGCCCTGGGAGCTCTCCCCTTGTTGCCCTTTGCCCTGGCATTGGGAGTGCTGGACATCGGCCTGGTTCCCACCGCCTGCCTCAGCAGCCTCTTTTATGCCGTGGCCTTTGTCTGCTACGTCCACGCGCTCCGACTCGGCGAGGCCTCCCTTGTCAGCCCCTTATACAATTTCAACATTTTTTTCCTGGCCCTGTTGGCGGGGGTATTTCTTGGCGAACCCGTTACCGGTGTCAAAATCGGGGCCCTGATCCTTCTTGTCTATGGTGCCTCTTTTCTCAACCGGCAGCACACGATCTGGGCTTCGCTTCGGGCCTTGGCCTGCGATCGGGCCTGTCGAGTCATGATCGCCGGGTCCATGCTTATTGCCGTGGGCCGGGTTATCGACACTGCCGCCATCCACACCGCCTCGCCTCTGGGCTACGCCTTTGTCCTCTACGCCTGCATCAGTCTGTATATCCTGGTCTACATCCTCTGGCGCGGAGAGTGGATGAATGTGGTTGGGCTGTTTCGCAGATCGCCGGGACTCTCTGCGCTGAGCGGAGCTATCAACGGTTTTTCCTATCTCTTTTTGCTCCTGGCCCTGACCCAGATCGAGGTCAGCGTCGCCGAGCCGGTCTCCATGCTGGGCATGGTCGTGACCCTGTTTCTCGCCCGCTGGATTTTCAAAGAGGACATCAAGGACCGCATGATTGGCGTGGCTATCATGCTCGTGGCCGCCTGGCTTTTACTGGCAGCCTGA
- the dnaB gene encoding replicative DNA helicase yields MTEKNNPKNNKKRNNSTGSSSSSAQGLDKVSKDLVRRLPPQNLEAEQAVLGGVFLRNAVFHSLIDLLVEDDFYSPAHRIIYRTFQDLYRQNTPIDLLTVSEHLRKTEELDAVGGPVYLTSLTESVASAANAEHYAQIVKEKAVRRALIQVGSDMITRSFESGAELEGLLDNAQQEVFAVAEAKSRSIFQPTRELVKDVFEQLEKRVERQELVTGVATGYHKFDELTAGLQPTDLIIVAGRPAMGKTAFALNMGMRSAAMFEVPTAVFSLEMSKQQLMMRMLCSWGKVDLKNLRSGFLGDEDWARLYQSADDLAQAPMYIDDTPALGVMEMRARCRRLKAEKGLGLVIVDYLQLMRASRNIDSREQEISDISRNLKALAKEMDVPVVALAQLNRKVEERTNKRPMISDLRESGAIEQDADLIVFLYREDAYNKNEDNPKKGIAEVIIGKQRNGPTGTVELSFLDRYTAFENLAHVPEPSEAS; encoded by the coding sequence ATGACAGAGAAGAACAACCCAAAGAACAACAAGAAGAGGAATAACTCCACCGGGAGCAGTTCGTCTTCAGCACAAGGGCTGGACAAGGTCTCCAAAGACCTTGTCCGCCGTTTACCCCCCCAGAATCTCGAGGCCGAACAGGCGGTTTTGGGGGGGGTTTTTTTGCGTAACGCCGTCTTCCATTCCCTTATTGACCTCCTGGTTGAAGACGATTTCTATTCCCCCGCGCACCGGATCATCTACCGGACCTTCCAGGATCTCTACCGGCAAAACACCCCTATCGATCTGTTGACCGTTTCCGAACATCTGCGCAAGACAGAAGAGTTGGACGCCGTCGGCGGACCCGTCTATCTGACATCACTCACGGAATCCGTGGCCAGTGCGGCTAACGCCGAACACTACGCGCAGATCGTCAAGGAAAAAGCGGTCCGGCGGGCCCTGATCCAGGTCGGCTCGGACATGATCACCCGCTCTTTTGAAAGCGGAGCGGAACTCGAAGGCCTTCTGGACAACGCCCAGCAGGAAGTCTTTGCTGTGGCAGAGGCCAAATCCAGATCCATTTTCCAGCCGACACGGGAGTTGGTCAAAGATGTCTTCGAGCAGCTGGAAAAGCGGGTCGAACGCCAGGAACTGGTCACAGGGGTAGCTACCGGCTACCACAAGTTCGACGAGCTGACCGCCGGCCTGCAACCCACGGACTTGATTATTGTCGCCGGACGGCCGGCCATGGGCAAAACCGCCTTTGCCCTGAATATGGGTATGCGGTCTGCAGCCATGTTCGAGGTCCCCACGGCGGTCTTCTCCCTGGAGATGTCCAAGCAGCAACTCATGATGCGTATGCTCTGTTCCTGGGGCAAGGTCGATCTGAAAAATCTCCGCTCGGGCTTTCTCGGTGACGAGGATTGGGCCCGGCTGTACCAGAGTGCCGACGATCTCGCTCAGGCCCCGATGTACATCGATGACACCCCGGCGCTGGGGGTCATGGAGATGCGCGCCAGATGCCGGCGACTCAAGGCCGAAAAAGGTCTCGGCCTGGTCATTGTCGACTATCTCCAGCTTATGCGCGCCAGCCGGAATATTGATTCCCGGGAACAGGAAATCTCTGATATTTCAAGAAATCTTAAGGCGCTGGCCAAGGAGATGGATGTCCCTGTCGTGGCCTTGGCTCAGCTCAACCGCAAAGTTGAAGAGCGGACCAATAAACGGCCTATGATTTCCGACCTGCGCGAATCCGGGGCGATTGAGCAAGACGCCGACCTGATCGTTTTCCTCTACCGCGAGGACGCCTACAATAAAAACGAGGACAACCCCAAAAAGGGCATTGCCGAAGTCATCATCGGTAAACAGCGCAACGGCCCCACCGGGACGGTCGAACTCTCGTTTCTTGACCGCTATACCGCGTTTGAAAATCTGGCTCATGTGCCGGAGCCTTCGGAAGCTTCCTGA